In the Bradyrhizobium guangzhouense genome, one interval contains:
- the urtA gene encoding urea ABC transporter substrate-binding protein: protein MPTKSIHDIAASFSRRGVLAATTGLLLGLASISGAKAADDTIKVGVLHSLSGTMAISETTLKDTILFLIDEQNKKGGLLGKKLEAVVVDPASNWPLFAEKARELITKDKVSVVFGCWTSVSRKSVLPVFKELNNILFYPVQYEGEESERNVFYTGAAPNQQAIPAVDYLMKEEKVKRWVLAGTDYVYPRTTNKILEAYLKSKGVAQEDIMINYTPFGHSDWQTIVADIKKFGSAGKKTAVVSTINGDANVPFYKELGNQGIKAKDIPVVAFSVGEEELAGIDTKPLVGHLAAWNYFESIKTPANEKFIKDWQAYTKNPKRTTNDPMEAHVIGFNMWVKAVEKVKSTDPDKVIDALPGIETPNLTGGVAKMLPNHHITKPVFIGEIKGNGQFDVVWKTPSLVPGDAWSKELDGSKDLIGDWVGKKCGNFNTKTNKCLGSGS, encoded by the coding sequence ATGCCTACCAAATCCATTCACGATATAGCGGCGTCATTTAGCCGCCGCGGCGTGCTCGCCGCGACCACCGGACTGTTGCTCGGTCTGGCGTCCATTTCCGGCGCGAAGGCCGCGGACGACACCATCAAGGTTGGCGTCCTCCACTCCCTCTCCGGCACCATGGCGATCAGCGAAACCACGCTGAAGGACACCATCCTTTTCCTGATCGACGAGCAGAACAAGAAGGGCGGCTTGCTCGGCAAGAAGCTCGAGGCTGTCGTCGTCGACCCCGCCTCGAACTGGCCGCTGTTCGCCGAAAAGGCACGCGAGCTGATCACCAAGGACAAGGTCTCGGTCGTGTTCGGCTGCTGGACGTCGGTGTCGCGCAAGTCGGTGCTCCCGGTGTTCAAGGAGCTCAACAACATTCTGTTCTACCCCGTGCAGTACGAGGGTGAGGAGTCCGAGCGCAACGTGTTCTACACCGGTGCTGCGCCGAACCAGCAGGCGATCCCTGCGGTCGACTACCTGATGAAGGAAGAGAAGGTGAAGCGCTGGGTGCTCGCGGGCACCGATTACGTCTATCCGCGCACCACCAACAAGATCCTGGAAGCCTATCTGAAGTCGAAGGGCGTCGCCCAGGAAGACATCATGATCAACTACACGCCGTTCGGTCACTCCGACTGGCAGACGATCGTGGCCGACATCAAGAAGTTCGGCTCGGCCGGCAAGAAGACCGCGGTGGTCTCGACCATCAACGGCGACGCCAACGTCCCCTTCTACAAGGAGCTCGGCAACCAGGGCATCAAGGCGAAGGACATCCCGGTGGTCGCGTTCTCGGTGGGTGAAGAAGAACTCGCCGGCATCGACACCAAGCCGCTGGTCGGCCATCTCGCCGCCTGGAACTACTTCGAATCGATCAAGACGCCGGCGAACGAGAAGTTCATCAAGGACTGGCAGGCCTACACCAAGAACCCGAAGCGTACGACCAACGACCCGATGGAAGCCCACGTGATCGGCTTCAACATGTGGGTGAAGGCGGTCGAGAAGGTGAAGTCGACCGATCCGGACAAGGTGATCGACGCGCTTCCCGGCATCGAGACGCCGAACCTGACCGGTGGCGTCGCCAAGATGCTCCCCAACCACCACATCACCAAGCCGGTGTTCATCGGCGAGATCAAGGGCAACGGCCAGTTCGACGTGGTCTGGAAGACCCCGAGCCTCGTCCCCGGCGACGCATGGTCGAAGGAGCTCGACGGCTCCAAGGACCTGATCGGCGACTGGGTCGGCAAGAAGTGCGGCAACTTCAACACCAAGACCAACAAGTGCCTCGGCTCCGGCTCCTGA
- the urtB gene encoding urea ABC transporter permease subunit UrtB, which yields MPTKLSARLSTLVLSLFLIAFALPAFAGPFEDAVAKFANDDFSDTDDAIGAIASSGNKLAFPIISALQDDRLMADPDTKKVYITGTDGKSIDAATGEPVASVPDSASAVRLNNRLRRSVDAALGSLTLQSPDLATRLQAAQSVFKSHEETALDPVESALAKETNKAVKAALGEARAAILLFKSDATEVQKLEAVATVKARGDQDALALLSDIGTDQPPSVAKAATSAIASIQNSLAVWSTVQNAWYGLSLGSVLLLAAIGLAITFGVMGVINMAHGEMVMIGAYTTFVVQEVIRTRYPALFDYSLLIAVPLAFLVAGAIGVLIERSIIRFLYGRPLETLLATWGLSLVLQQAVRTMFGPTNREVGNPSWMSGAFELGQITITYNRLWILCFTLAVFVILLAMLRYTALGLEMRAVTQNRRMAASMGIATSRVDALTFGLGSGIAGIAGVALSQIDNVSPNLGQSYIIDSFMVVVFGGVGNLWGTLVGAFTLGIANKFLEPVAGAVLGKIAILVLIILFIQKRPRGLFALKGRAVEA from the coding sequence GTGCCAACCAAACTATCCGCTCGTCTCTCGACCCTTGTCCTTTCGCTGTTCCTGATCGCGTTCGCACTGCCGGCCTTTGCCGGTCCGTTCGAGGATGCGGTCGCCAAATTCGCCAACGACGATTTTTCCGACACGGATGACGCAATCGGCGCGATCGCAAGCAGCGGCAACAAGCTCGCTTTTCCGATCATCAGTGCGCTTCAGGACGACCGCCTCATGGCCGATCCTGACACCAAGAAAGTCTACATCACCGGCACCGACGGCAAGTCGATCGATGCCGCGACCGGCGAGCCTGTCGCCAGCGTGCCTGACAGCGCCAGCGCCGTCCGCCTCAACAACCGCCTGCGCCGCAGCGTCGACGCCGCGCTCGGCAGCCTGACGCTGCAGTCGCCTGACCTCGCCACGCGCCTCCAGGCCGCTCAATCTGTCTTCAAGTCGCATGAGGAGACCGCGCTCGATCCCGTCGAAAGCGCGCTCGCCAAGGAAACCAACAAAGCGGTCAAGGCCGCGCTCGGCGAGGCGCGTGCCGCGATTCTGCTGTTCAAGTCCGACGCCACCGAAGTCCAGAAGCTCGAGGCCGTCGCCACCGTCAAGGCGCGCGGCGATCAGGACGCGCTGGCGCTACTCTCCGACATCGGCACCGACCAGCCGCCCTCCGTGGCGAAGGCCGCGACGAGCGCGATCGCCTCGATCCAGAACTCGCTGGCGGTCTGGTCCACGGTGCAGAATGCCTGGTACGGCCTGTCGCTCGGCTCGGTGCTGCTGCTCGCGGCGATCGGGCTCGCCATCACCTTCGGCGTCATGGGCGTCATCAACATGGCCCACGGCGAGATGGTGATGATCGGGGCCTACACCACCTTCGTGGTGCAGGAGGTGATCCGCACCCGTTATCCCGCGCTGTTCGACTATTCGCTGCTGATCGCGGTGCCGCTCGCCTTCCTCGTCGCCGGCGCCATCGGCGTGCTGATCGAGCGCAGCATCATCCGCTTCCTTTATGGCCGGCCGCTGGAGACGCTGCTCGCGACCTGGGGCCTCTCGCTCGTGCTGCAGCAGGCCGTGCGCACCATGTTCGGCCCGACCAATCGCGAGGTCGGCAACCCCTCCTGGATGAGCGGCGCGTTCGAACTCGGCCAGATCACCATCACCTATAACCGGCTCTGGATCCTTTGCTTCACACTGGCGGTGTTCGTGATCCTGCTCGCCATGCTGCGCTACACGGCGCTGGGCCTCGAGATGCGCGCCGTGACGCAGAACCGCCGCATGGCGGCTTCGATGGGCATCGCCACCTCGCGCGTCGATGCGCTGACTTTCGGCCTTGGCTCGGGCATTGCCGGCATCGCCGGCGTGGCGCTGTCGCAGATCGACAATGTCAGCCCCAATCTCGGCCAGAGCTACATCATCGACAGTTTCATGGTCGTGGTGTTCGGCGGGGTCGGCAATCTCTGGGGCACGCTGGTCGGCGCCTTCACGCTCGGCATCGCCAACAAGTTCCTGGAGCCGGTCGCCGGCGCCGTTCTCGGCAAGATCGCGATCCTGGTCCTGATCATCCTGTTCATTCAAAAGCGGCCGCGCGGCCTGTTCGCGCTCAAGGGCCGTGCGGTGGAAGCATGA
- the urtC gene encoding urea ABC transporter permease subunit UrtC: MTPHMLTRSLDRGAAIFLMIVAACGILIPLSNLLLPEGSALQVPTYLVALWGKYVCYAILALSIDLIWGYCGILSLGHGAFFALGGYAMGMYLMRQIGTRGVYGNPVLPDFMVFLNYSKLPWTWYGFDMFWFAALMVLLVPGLLAFCFGWLAFRSRVTGVYLSIITQAMTYALLLAFFRNDFGFGGNNGLTDFKDILGFNVQAEGTRAALFALSCLALILSFLICRSVVSSKLGKVLIAIRDAESRSRFLGYRVESYKLFVFTLSACMAGVAGALYVPQVGIINPSEFAPGNSIEAVIWVAVGGRGTLVGAALGAIVVNYAKTFFTSGVLAPYWLFMLGALFILVTLLLPKGIVGSFNAWREQARERRPAATTASAAAEDGITEPKMAE; the protein is encoded by the coding sequence ATGACCCCTCACATGCTGACGCGATCGCTGGACCGCGGCGCGGCGATCTTCCTGATGATCGTCGCCGCCTGCGGCATTCTCATCCCGCTTTCCAACCTGCTGCTGCCTGAGGGCTCGGCCCTGCAGGTGCCGACCTATCTGGTCGCGCTCTGGGGCAAGTATGTCTGCTACGCCATCCTGGCGCTGTCGATCGACCTGATCTGGGGCTATTGCGGCATCCTCTCGCTCGGCCACGGCGCCTTCTTCGCGCTCGGCGGCTACGCCATGGGCATGTACCTGATGCGCCAGATCGGCACCCGCGGCGTCTACGGCAATCCTGTTCTGCCCGACTTCATGGTGTTCCTGAATTACTCGAAGCTGCCCTGGACTTGGTACGGCTTCGACATGTTCTGGTTCGCCGCGCTGATGGTCTTGCTCGTGCCTGGCCTGCTCGCCTTCTGCTTCGGCTGGCTCGCCTTCCGCTCCCGCGTCACCGGCGTGTACCTGTCGATCATCACGCAGGCGATGACCTACGCGCTGCTGCTCGCCTTCTTCCGCAACGATTTCGGCTTCGGCGGCAATAACGGCCTGACCGACTTCAAGGACATCCTGGGCTTCAACGTCCAGGCCGAGGGCACCCGTGCGGCATTGTTCGCATTAAGTTGTCTAGCCCTGATCCTCAGCTTCCTGATCTGCCGCTCCGTCGTCTCCTCCAAGCTCGGCAAGGTGCTGATCGCGATCCGCGATGCCGAATCGCGCAGCCGCTTCCTCGGCTACCGCGTCGAATCCTACAAGCTGTTCGTGTTCACGCTATCGGCCTGCATGGCCGGTGTCGCCGGCGCGCTCTATGTGCCGCAGGTCGGCATCATCAATCCGAGCGAGTTCGCGCCGGGCAATTCGATCGAGGCGGTGATCTGGGTCGCGGTCGGCGGACGCGGCACGCTGGTCGGTGCTGCGCTCGGTGCCATCGTCGTCAACTACGCCAAGACGTTCTTCACGTCAGGCGTGCTGGCGCCTTACTGGCTGTTCATGCTGGGCGCGCTGTTCATCCTGGTGACGCTGCTGCTGCCCAAGGGCATCGTCGGCTCCTTCAATGCCTGGCGGGAACAAGCCAGGGAAAGGCGCCCGGCCGCGACGACCGCGAGCGCGGCGGCCGAAGACGGCATCACCGAACCGAAGATGGCGGAGTAG
- the urtD gene encoding urea ABC transporter ATP-binding protein UrtD: MNVMDTRATSAMLYLDGVHVSFDGFHAINNLSLTLAPGEMRAIIGPNGAGKTTMMDIITGKTKPDEGTVLFDGVTDLTRLDETRIAELGIGRKFQKPTVFESQTVQDNLLLALNVDHSVKGTLFWRGSRAESERIDKVLETIRLTDARNRLAGSLSHGQKQWLEIGMLLAQDPKLLLVDEPVAGMTDVETHLTAELLKEINKTHTVMVVEHDMTFVRELGVKVTCLHEGTVLAEGTIDQVSSNERVIEVYLGR, from the coding sequence ATGAACGTCATGGATACCCGCGCGACCTCCGCGATGCTCTATCTCGACGGCGTGCACGTCTCGTTCGACGGCTTCCACGCCATCAACAATCTGTCGCTGACACTCGCGCCCGGCGAGATGCGCGCCATCATCGGCCCGAACGGCGCCGGCAAGACCACGATGATGGACATCATCACCGGCAAGACCAAGCCCGACGAGGGCACCGTGCTGTTCGACGGCGTCACCGACCTGACGCGGCTCGACGAGACCCGCATCGCCGAGCTCGGCATCGGGCGCAAATTCCAGAAGCCGACAGTCTTTGAGAGCCAGACCGTGCAGGACAATCTGCTGCTGGCGCTCAATGTCGATCACAGCGTCAAGGGCACGCTGTTCTGGCGCGGCAGCAGGGCGGAGTCCGAGCGTATCGACAAGGTGCTGGAGACGATCCGCCTCACCGACGCCCGCAACCGGCTTGCCGGCAGCCTCAGCCACGGCCAGAAGCAATGGCTCGAGATCGGCATGCTGCTGGCGCAGGATCCAAAGCTGCTCCTCGTCGACGAGCCCGTCGCCGGCATGACCGACGTCGAGACGCACCTCACCGCCGAGCTGCTGAAGGAGATCAACAAGACCCACACCGTCATGGTGGTCGAGCACGACATGACGTTCGTGCGCGAGCTCGGGGTCAAGGTCACCTGCCTGCATGAAGGCACCGTGCTCGCCGAAGGCACCATCGACCAGGTCTCGTCCAACGAGCGGGTCATCGAAGTCTATCTGGGACGCTGA
- the urtE gene encoding urea ABC transporter ATP-binding subunit UrtE has translation MLEVKDINLFYGAAQALRGVSIAAEPGKVTCVLGRNGVGKTSLLRAMVGQYPISSGAILFDGSDITGLKPYERARKGIGFVPQGREIFPLLTVEENLKTGFGPLKRQDRNIPDDVFSLFPVLQSMLGRRGGDLSGGQQQQLAIGRALVMRPKLLLLDEPTEGIQPSIIKDIGRAISYLRNLGNIAIVLVEQYLDFACELGDSFAVMDRGAVKFTCDRSNLDPSEISRQMAL, from the coding sequence ATGCTTGAGGTCAAGGACATCAACCTGTTCTACGGCGCAGCGCAGGCGTTGCGCGGCGTCTCGATCGCGGCCGAACCGGGCAAGGTGACCTGCGTGCTCGGCCGTAACGGCGTCGGCAAGACCTCGCTGCTCCGCGCCATGGTTGGGCAGTACCCGATCTCCTCGGGCGCAATCCTGTTCGACGGCAGCGACATTACCGGCCTGAAGCCGTACGAGCGGGCACGCAAGGGCATTGGCTTCGTGCCGCAGGGCCGCGAGATCTTTCCGCTGCTGACCGTCGAGGAGAATCTCAAGACCGGCTTCGGCCCGCTCAAGCGCCAGGACAGGAACATTCCTGACGACGTGTTCTCGCTGTTTCCGGTGCTGCAATCCATGCTCGGCCGGCGCGGCGGTGACCTCTCCGGCGGACAGCAGCAGCAGCTCGCGATCGGGCGCGCGCTGGTGATGCGGCCAAAATTGCTGCTGCTCGACGAGCCGACCGAAGGCATCCAGCCCTCGATCATCAAGGACATCGGCCGTGCCATCTCTTACTTGCGCAACCTCGGCAACATCGCCATCGTGCTGGTCGAGCAATATCTCGATTTTGCCTGCGAGCTCGGCGACAGCTTTGCGGTGATGGATCGCGGGGCGGTGAAGTTCACCTGCGACCGATCCAATCTCGACCCAAGCGAGATCAGCCGCCAGATGGCGCTGTAA
- a CDS encoding urease accessory protein UreD, producing the protein MRSDALVTSLATSSVFEANRARGAVRFDVHARDRVTRRGALHESGSLRVRFPSPEDDGLSGVFVNTAGGVAGGDRFEIEISATDSTRLTLTTAAAEKVYRAPGAAAQLNISLKVGAGAHLGWLPQETILFDRARVHRRFDIELDEAASLLLCEIVVFGRTAMGERMEHGEFVDRWRLSRGGRLVFAETVRLDGDIGAKLARPAVAKGAAAIGTALIVPGDEALVERLREASDSFAGEVGISAWNGFAMARFCAQDAARLRADMMSVLARTGAALPRLWLN; encoded by the coding sequence ATGCGCAGCGACGCCTTGGTCACATCTTTGGCGACATCCTCGGTGTTCGAAGCCAATCGCGCCCGCGGGGCTGTGCGCTTCGACGTGCACGCCCGTGACCGCGTGACGCGGCGGGGCGCCCTGCATGAATCCGGCTCGCTCCGCGTGCGCTTTCCCTCGCCGGAGGATGACGGTCTGTCCGGCGTGTTCGTCAACACGGCCGGCGGCGTCGCTGGCGGTGATCGGTTCGAGATCGAGATCTCGGCCACCGATTCTACCCGCCTGACACTGACCACGGCGGCCGCGGAAAAGGTCTACCGCGCGCCGGGGGCGGCAGCGCAGCTCAACATTTCCCTGAAGGTCGGCGCCGGTGCGCATCTCGGCTGGCTGCCGCAGGAGACGATCCTGTTCGACCGCGCGCGGGTGCATCGCCGCTTCGACATCGAGCTCGATGAGGCCGCCTCGCTGCTGCTTTGTGAAATTGTCGTATTTGGCCGCACAGCCATGGGCGAGCGCATGGAGCATGGCGAATTTGTCGACCGCTGGCGGCTCTCCCGCGGCGGCAGGCTGGTCTTTGCCGAGACCGTCAGGCTCGATGGCGACATCGGTGCGAAACTCGCGAGGCCGGCGGTCGCGAAGGGCGCCGCGGCGATCGGCACGGCCCTCATCGTGCCGGGCGACGAGGCATTGGTCGAACGCCTCCGCGAGGCATCGGACTCTTTCGCCGGCGAGGTCGGAATCTCCGCCTGGAATGGCTTTGCAATGGCGCGGTTCTGTGCCCAAGATGCGGCGCGTTTGCGTGCCGACATGATGTCCGTGCTGGCGCGTACAGGCGCCGCGCTGCCCCGGCTGTGGCTGAATTGA
- a CDS encoding urease subunit gamma — MNLSPREKDKLLISMAAIVARRRLDRGVKLNHPEAIAIISDFILEGARDGRTVAELMQSGAQVLTRDQVMPGIPEMIHDIQVEATFPDGTKLVTVHEPIR; from the coding sequence ATGAACCTGTCTCCCCGCGAAAAGGACAAGCTTCTGATCTCGATGGCCGCCATCGTGGCGCGCCGCAGGCTGGATCGCGGCGTCAAGCTCAACCATCCCGAGGCGATCGCGATCATCTCGGATTTCATCCTCGAAGGCGCGCGCGACGGCCGCACCGTCGCCGAGCTGATGCAATCGGGTGCGCAGGTGCTGACCCGCGACCAGGTGATGCCTGGCATCCCCGAGATGATCCACGACATCCAGGTCGAGGCGACATTCCCCGACGGCACCAAGCTCGTCACCGTGCACGAACCGATCAGGTAG
- a CDS encoding urease subunit beta, translating to MIPGELFIKDGEIELNAGRKTVSLTVANTGDRPIQVGSHYHFFETNPALKFDRKKSRGMRLDIAAGTAVRFEPGQTRDVQLVALAGKKTIYGFRGDVMGKL from the coding sequence ATGATTCCCGGCGAACTCTTCATCAAGGACGGCGAGATCGAGCTCAATGCCGGCCGCAAGACCGTGTCGCTGACGGTGGCCAATACAGGCGACCGTCCGATCCAGGTCGGCTCGCACTACCATTTCTTCGAGACCAATCCCGCGCTGAAATTCGACCGCAAGAAGTCGCGCGGCATGCGCCTCGACATCGCCGCCGGCACTGCCGTCCGCTTCGAACCCGGCCAGACCCGCGACGTCCAGCTCGTCGCGCTGGCAGGCAAGAAGACGATCTACGGTTTTCGCGGCGACGTGATGGGGAAGCTATAG
- a CDS encoding patatin-like phospholipase family protein — protein MDTLAKDKVEIGLVLQGGGALGAYEFGAIEALLKLMDDIDRAGRAVTLAAVTGVSIGAINAACVVGAADRADARRRLQELWSELSLGNHWWGIADHDLALFGVHGFYKPRYDYWDVLNWMNFYDTSPMLETLKNHVDFAALNASPTAFVVTAVDLSSGELTRFRNHGREGDQQGEIKPQHVLASGSLPPGFPATPIGDRTFWDGGIVDNTPLGDAIEAFSGAADVDRILVVMNLFRNKRAAPKNMIEVNDRLSELRYGNRLRQDGANAAVINELLQTIEALSASVPESARTPDLDRRLTQAQRFKTLGAITNIDLADSDLVKAAGLSEEAEDSSAFRDFSAAGIERRRSAGYRLAHVKLDEVFKSHGLLPALH, from the coding sequence ATGGATACGCTCGCCAAGGACAAGGTCGAGATCGGACTCGTGCTCCAGGGCGGCGGCGCGCTCGGCGCCTATGAGTTCGGTGCGATCGAGGCGCTGCTGAAATTGATGGACGACATCGATCGTGCGGGCCGGGCTGTCACGCTGGCCGCGGTCACGGGGGTGTCCATCGGCGCAATCAACGCCGCCTGCGTCGTTGGCGCCGCTGACCGGGCTGACGCCAGACGGCGTTTGCAGGAGCTTTGGTCCGAGCTTTCTCTGGGGAACCATTGGTGGGGCATCGCCGATCATGATCTCGCGCTGTTCGGCGTGCACGGCTTCTACAAGCCGCGCTACGACTATTGGGATGTCCTCAACTGGATGAATTTCTACGACACCTCGCCCATGCTCGAGACGCTGAAGAACCACGTGGATTTTGCGGCGCTGAATGCCAGCCCGACTGCCTTCGTCGTCACCGCCGTCGATCTCTCTTCCGGCGAGCTGACGCGCTTCCGCAACCATGGGCGCGAGGGCGATCAGCAAGGCGAGATCAAGCCGCAACACGTCCTGGCCAGCGGCAGCCTTCCCCCCGGATTTCCGGCGACCCCGATCGGCGACAGGACGTTCTGGGACGGCGGTATCGTCGACAATACGCCGCTCGGCGATGCCATCGAGGCGTTTTCGGGGGCGGCCGATGTCGATCGTATTCTCGTGGTGATGAATCTCTTTCGAAACAAGCGCGCCGCGCCGAAGAACATGATCGAGGTGAACGACCGTCTGAGCGAATTGCGCTATGGCAATCGGCTTCGCCAGGATGGCGCCAATGCCGCTGTTATCAACGAGCTCCTACAGACCATCGAGGCCTTGTCCGCGTCCGTGCCGGAATCGGCGCGGACGCCGGACCTCGACAGGCGCCTGACGCAGGCGCAGCGCTTCAAGACGCTGGGCGCGATCACAAACATCGATCTCGCCGATTCCGATCTCGTCAAGGCGGCCGGCCTGTCGGAGGAAGCCGAGGACTCCAGTGCCTTTCGCGATTTCTCCGCGGCGGGTATCGAGCGACGCCGCAGCGCCGGCTATCGGCTCGCGCATGTGAAGCTGGACGAAGTGTTCAAGAGCCACGGCCTCCTGCCGGCGCTGCACTGA
- a CDS encoding HD domain-containing protein, with translation MIPPVRLISQAAELAARLHNGMARKGRGNEPYINHLAEVAYLLATASDGADAELVAAGWLHDTIEDTGTTREELAQKFSERVASLAVECTDDMSLPKAERRRRQIVDAPKKSAGAKLIKIADKVSNIGARIHSDPTAEERDDLADYTGWAEQVVAGCRGGNAWLDTKFDDMVRKAKASL, from the coding sequence GTGATCCCGCCTGTCCGCCTCATCTCCCAAGCTGCTGAGCTGGCCGCGCGCCTGCACAATGGCATGGCGCGCAAGGGGCGGGGGAATGAGCCCTACATCAACCATCTCGCGGAGGTCGCGTACCTGCTGGCAACGGCGAGCGATGGCGCCGACGCTGAACTCGTTGCGGCCGGCTGGCTGCACGACACGATCGAGGACACCGGGACCACGCGCGAGGAGCTCGCGCAAAAATTCTCCGAACGAGTCGCGTCGCTCGCCGTCGAATGCACCGACGACATGAGCCTGCCGAAGGCCGAGCGGCGGCGCCGGCAGATCGTCGATGCGCCGAAGAAATCGGCAGGCGCAAAGCTGATCAAGATCGCCGACAAGGTCAGCAATATCGGCGCGCGCATTCATTCCGATCCGACTGCGGAAGAGCGCGATGACCTCGCCGATTACACCGGCTGGGCCGAGCAGGTCGTCGCCGGCTGCCGCGGCGGCAATGCCTGGCTCGATACGAAATTCGACGACATGGTGCGAAAAGCGAAGGCTTCGCTGTGA
- the ureC gene encoding urease subunit alpha, which translates to MSVKMKRSVYADMFGPTTGDKVRLADTDLIIEVEKDFTTYGEEVKFGGGKVIRDGMGQSQVTNKQGAADTVITNALIVDHWGIVKADVAIKDGMIAGIGKAGNPDIQPDVTIIIGPGTDVIAGEGKILTAGGFDSHIHFICPQQIEHALMSGVTSMLGGGTGPSHGTFATTCTPGPWHIARMIQSFDAFPVNLGISGKGNASRPAALVEMIKAGACALKLHEDWGTTPAAIDNCLSVADDHDIQVMLHSDTLNESGFVEDTIKAFKGRTIHAFHTEGAGGGHAPDIIKVAGLKNVLPSSTNPTRPFTRNTIDEHLDMLMVCHHLDPSIAEDLAFAESRIRKETIAAEDILHDLGALSMMSSDSQAMGRLGEVIIRTWQTADKMKKQRGSLPQDKGKDNDNFRVKRYIAKYTINPAIAHGVSKLIGSVEKGKLADLVLWSPAFFGVKPDCIVKGGTIVAAPMGDPNASIPTPQPVHYQPMFGAFGKARTASSVVFTSKAAVTGGLARKLGIEKKLYAVQNTRSKISKKSMIHNDATPNIEVDPETYEVRADGELLTCPPAEVLPMAQRYFMY; encoded by the coding sequence ATGTCCGTCAAGATGAAACGTTCCGTCTACGCCGACATGTTCGGTCCGACCACCGGCGATAAAGTGCGGCTGGCCGACACCGATCTCATCATCGAGGTGGAGAAGGATTTCACCACCTATGGCGAAGAGGTGAAGTTCGGCGGCGGCAAGGTGATCCGCGACGGCATGGGGCAGTCGCAGGTCACCAACAAACAGGGCGCGGCCGACACCGTCATCACCAATGCGCTGATCGTCGACCACTGGGGGATCGTCAAGGCCGACGTCGCCATCAAGGACGGCATGATCGCAGGCATAGGCAAGGCCGGCAATCCGGATATCCAGCCTGATGTCACCATCATCATCGGCCCCGGCACAGACGTGATCGCGGGCGAAGGAAAAATCCTCACCGCCGGCGGCTTCGACAGCCACATCCATTTCATCTGCCCGCAGCAGATCGAGCACGCGTTGATGAGTGGCGTCACCTCGATGCTCGGAGGCGGCACCGGTCCCTCGCATGGCACTTTCGCCACGACCTGCACGCCGGGCCCCTGGCACATCGCGCGAATGATCCAGTCGTTCGACGCCTTCCCGGTCAATCTCGGCATATCCGGCAAGGGCAACGCCTCGCGGCCCGCTGCGCTGGTCGAGATGATCAAGGCTGGTGCCTGCGCGCTGAAGCTGCACGAAGACTGGGGCACGACTCCGGCCGCGATCGACAACTGCCTGTCGGTCGCCGACGATCACGACATCCAGGTCATGCTGCATTCCGACACGCTGAACGAGTCAGGCTTCGTCGAGGACACCATCAAGGCCTTCAAGGGCCGCACCATTCACGCCTTCCACACCGAAGGCGCCGGCGGCGGCCACGCGCCTGACATCATCAAGGTCGCAGGACTCAAGAACGTGCTGCCGTCCTCGACCAATCCGACGCGGCCCTTCACCCGCAATACCATCGACGAGCATCTGGACATGCTGATGGTGTGTCACCACCTCGATCCCTCGATCGCGGAAGATCTCGCGTTCGCGGAAAGCCGCATCCGCAAGGAGACTATCGCCGCCGAGGACATCCTGCACGATCTCGGCGCCCTCTCGATGATGTCCTCGGACTCGCAGGCGATGGGCCGTCTCGGCGAGGTGATCATCCGGACCTGGCAGACCGCGGACAAGATGAAGAAGCAACGTGGGTCGCTGCCCCAGGACAAGGGCAAGGACAACGACAATTTCCGCGTCAAGCGCTACATTGCCAAGTACACCATCAACCCCGCGATCGCGCATGGCGTGTCGAAGCTGATCGGCTCGGTCGAGAAGGGCAAGCTCGCCGATCTCGTGCTGTGGTCGCCGGCCTTCTTCGGCGTCAAGCCGGATTGCATCGTCAAGGGCGGCACCATCGTCGCAGCGCCCATGGGCGATCCCAATGCTTCGATCCCGACGCCGCAGCCGGTGCACTACCAGCCGATGTTCGGCGCCTTCGGCAAGGCCCGGACCGCGTCCTCCGTTGTGTTCACCTCGAAGGCCGCCGTCACCGGCGGTCTCGCCCGAAAGCTCGGCATCGAGAAGAAGCTCTATGCGGTCCAGAACACCCGCAGCAAGATCTCGAAGAAGAGCATGATCCACAACGACGCCACGCCCAATATCGAGGTCGATCCGGAGACCTATGAGGTGCGCGCCGACGGCGAGCTGCTGACCTGTCCGCCTGCCGAGGTGCTGCCGATGGCGCAGCGATATTTCATGTACTGA